The Deinococcota bacterium genome includes the window TCAAATATCATGTCAAGGCCGCCTCGAGGATAGGGCGGCGCTGAGCGAGAATTTTATAACGCCCGCTATGCTGCTTGCTTAGTACAGTAGCTGACAGAGTTGGCGCCTGGAGCGTGCTCTACTCACGGTGGACCTTTGCGTTCAGACGTGTGTTTATCAGACGTATGTTTAGATGTGTCCGATGTTTAGATGTGTCCGAAGTTTTTGCAGACCTTAGGAGGTTGAGATGCTCCCAATCCGCATAGTTATCCTTGCCCTCGTCCTGCTGGCCGGCAGTGCGATGGCCCAAAAAGGCCCCGTCACCATCGGCTCCAAGATCGACGTCGAGGGCTCCATCCTCGGCCAGATCATCCGGCTGGTGCTCGAGCAAGACGGCTTTGAGGTCAACGACCGCACCAGCTTCGGGACCACCTCGGTGGTGCGCGAGGCGCTCCTGGCCGGCGAGATCGACCTCTACCCCGAGTACACCGGCTCCGCGCTCACCTTCTTCGAGGACGCCGTTCCGGAGGGCGTATCGCGCGACGCCGAGGCGAGCTACGAGCTCGTGCGCGAGCTCGACGCCGACAACGGCGTGACCTGGCTCGGCCGCTCGCCCGCCAACAACACCTGGGCGATCGCCGTGCCCGAGGCGCTCGCCGATGAGGAAGGGCTGGCGACGTTCGCCGACCTGGCGCGCTACCTGAACGAGGGCGGCGAGTTCAGGCTGGTCGCCAGCCAGGAGTTCGTGGACCGCGAGGACGCCCTGCCGGCCTTTGAGGAGACCTACGGCTTTATGGTCGAGCCCGACCAGCTCGTCATCCTGGCGGGCGGCGACACCACCCAGACGCTCACCGCCGCCGCCCAGGGCACCGACGGCGCCAACGCGGGCATGGCCTACGGCACCGACGGCGCCGTCGCCGCGCTCGGCTTGGTGGCCCTGACCGACCCCGAGGGCGCCGTGGCCATCTACCAGCCCGCGCCTATCGTTCGCACGGAAGTGTTTGAGCAGTACCCCGAGCTCGCCGAGCTGCTCGACCCGGTCTTCGCCGGTCTCGACGAGGCCACCCTGTCGCGCCTCAACGCCCAAGTCCAGGTCGAGGGCGAAAACCCCACCGACGTGGCGCGGGATTACCTCGAGGCCGAAGGCTTCCTGAACTGAGCTTGTCGCGCCTGCAACGACTCCGGAGGGCGCCGCGCGGCGCCCTCCGCTCTTGTGAACTCCAGCTTGCCAACGCCGGCCTTGGCCGCTGCGGGCTGGCGCGGTATCCTTGACCGTGATCCTCTCTCGCGCTACAGGCAGCGGCGCAACCTCGCTGGCCAGCCCGGTCAACTGGGTGACGCTGCTTGGCGCTTTCGTCGGCTTGACGGCGCTCCTCGGCCTGCCCGCCTTCAGCCCCGGCTGGCTGCTCTTCAAGGCCAACCGCGTCGTGGCGGGCGAGAGCCTGAGCCCCTACGCCCTGTCGCCGGCTTGGACCCTGGCGCTGGCCGCGCTGTGGCTTCTTTGCGGCCTCCTCAGCTTCGTTCCCCTGCGCGCCCGCCCCTGGCTTCCCCGCCCCTGGCTTCAGGGCGCCTTGGCGACGCTGGCGCTGCTGGTAGCCGTCCTGTTCATCCGCGAGGGGACGGACGTACTCCTGCTGGACGCGGCGAGCAGCGCCCGCGTTTCCCTGGGCGGCGGCATCTGGCTGACCGGGCTGGCGATCTACATCGCCCTCTTCGGCGCGGCCGGCGAAGCGCCGGAGCAGCGCAGCGCCCTGCTCCGGCTCGCCTTGCCCAGCCTGCTCGTGCTCCTTGGCGCGTTCGCGCTCGGCGCCTTTTCGGAACTCGGCATCGCCCGCGAA containing:
- a CDS encoding ABC transporter substrate-binding protein, producing MLPIRIVILALVLLAGSAMAQKGPVTIGSKIDVEGSILGQIIRLVLEQDGFEVNDRTSFGTTSVVREALLAGEIDLYPEYTGSALTFFEDAVPEGVSRDAEASYELVRELDADNGVTWLGRSPANNTWAIAVPEALADEEGLATFADLARYLNEGGEFRLVASQEFVDREDALPAFEETYGFMVEPDQLVILAGGDTTQTLTAAAQGTDGANAGMAYGTDGAVAALGLVALTDPEGAVAIYQPAPIVRTEVFEQYPELAELLDPVFAGLDEATLSRLNAQVQVEGENPTDVARDYLEAEGFLN